Proteins co-encoded in one Pelobates fuscus isolate aPelFus1 chromosome 5, aPelFus1.pri, whole genome shotgun sequence genomic window:
- the KCNJ2 gene encoding inward rectifier potassium channel 2, whose amino-acid sequence MGSVRTNRYSVVSSEEDGMKLATMAVANGYGNGKSKIHTRQQCRSRFVKKDGHCNVQFINVSEKGQRYLSDIFTTCVDIRWRWMLVIFCLAFILSWLFFGCVFWLIALLHEDLGAPENHKPCVTQVNSFTAAFLFSIETQTTIGYGFRCVTDECPVAVFMVVFQSIVGCIIDAFIIGAVMAKMAKPKKRNETLVFSDNAVIAMRDGKLCLMWRVGNLRKSHLVEAHVRAQLLKSRITSEGEYIPLDQIDINVGFDSGIDRIFLVSPITIVHEIDEDSPLYNLSKQDLDNSDFEIVVILEGMVEATAMTTQCRSSYLANEILWGHRYEPVLFEEKCYYKVDYSRFHKTYEVPNTPLCSARDLAEKKFILSNTNTFCYENEVSLTSKEEEGSDTGVPDSMSTDMHREMDHHNQVPLEPRPLRRESEI is encoded by the coding sequence ATGGGCAGCGTGCGAACCAACCGTTACAGCGTTGTGTCTTCAGAAGAGGACGGGATGAAGCTTGCCACCATGGCAGTAGCCAACGGGTATGGTAACGGCAAGAGCAAAATTCATACCCGTCAACAGTGCAGGAGCCGCTTTGTCAAGAAGGATGGGCATTGCAACGTTCAGTTCATCAATGTTAGTGAAAAGGGACAGCGATATCTATCTGATATTTTCACCACATGTGTGGACATTCGTTGGCGATGGATGCTAGTCATCTTTTGTCTGGCTTTCATCCTCTCATGGCTTTTCTTTGGCTGTGTCTTCTGGCTAATTGCTCTCCTTCATGAAGACTTGGGGGCTCCAGAAAACCACAAACCATGTGTCACCCAAGTCAACAGTTTCACCGCAGCCTTTCTTTTCTCCATCGAGACTCAAACAACCATTGGTTATGGCTTCAGGTGTGTTACAGATGAATGCCCAGTTGCAGTGTTCATGGTGGTTTTCCAGTCTATTGTTGGGTGTATTATCGATGCGTTCATCATCGGTGCTGTAATGGCTAAAATGGCAAAACCAAAAAAGAGAAATGAAACCCTTGTTTTTAGTGACAACGCTGTGATTGCAATGAGAGATGGTAAACTGTGTTTGATGTGGCGTGTTGGGAATCTCCGGAAAAGCCACCTTGTAGAAGCTCATGTTCGTGCCCAGCTTCTCAAATCCCGCATCACTTCAGAAGGAGAGTACATCCCATTAGATCAAATAGATATTAATGTTGGCTTTGACAGTGGTATAGACAGGATTTTCTTAGTTTCCCCAATTACCATTGTCCATGAAATTGACGAAGATAGTCCTTTATATAATTTAAGCAAACAGGATTTGGACAATTCTGACTTTGAAATTGTTGTAATACTGGAAGGGATGGTGGAAGCTACAGCAATGACAACACAGTGCCGGAGCTCCTATCTGGCAAATGAAATATTATGGGGCCATCGATACGAGCCGGTTCTTTTTGAAGAAAAGTGTTACTACAAAGTAGACTATTCAAGGTTCCACAAAACCTATGAAGTGCCCAACACCCCTCTTTGTAGTGCAAGAGACTTGGCAGAAAAGAAGTTCATTCTATCGAACACAAACACATTTTGCTATGAAAATGAAGTGTCACTAACCAGTAAAGAAGAAGAAGGCAGTGACACTGGGGTACCAGATAGCATGAGCACAGATATGCATCGTGAGATGGACCATCACAACCAAGTTCCTCTTGAGCCTCGCCCTCTGAGGCGAGAATCGGAAATATGA